In Priestia megaterium NBRC 15308 = ATCC 14581, the following proteins share a genomic window:
- a CDS encoding diacylglycerol kinase family protein, with protein MQIHVAASFIVLLLGAVLSITAGEWTVVLLLIAGMFSLELMNTAVEKVVDLVSPEYHILAKHAKDAAAAAVLVYACFAVLIGGIIFLKYLF; from the coding sequence ATGCAAATTCACGTAGCAGCTTCTTTCATCGTCCTTCTCTTAGGCGCCGTGCTGTCAATTACAGCTGGTGAATGGACGGTTGTGCTGCTTCTGATTGCAGGCATGTTCAGCTTGGAGTTAATGAATACAGCAGTTGAAAAAGTTGTCGATCTAGTTTCTCCTGAATATCACATACTAGCAAAACACGCAAAAGATGCAGCCGCAGCCGCGGTGTTGGTCTATGCGTGTTTTGCTGTCCTTATAGGAGGAATTATTTTCTTAAAGTATTTGTTTTAA